GGCTTCGATCTCGAGCCCGTTATCCACACCATGGTGAAAGGCCGCAAACGGTCGGGAAGAGGAGAGCTCGTCTGCAACGGGAACGACTCCGCCGGCCACGCGAAGATCGATTATTCGGTCGCCATAGAGTACTTCGAAAAGTCCCGCTAACGCTTTCCCCCTGCTCCCGTACTCCTTTACGGGTATCCGTGTCACATTTTCAATCTGCCCGGCCCGGCCTGCCTGGCCTCGATGCGCCCCTTCATTCCCATTGCGGGGTGGAACGGTTTATCGCAATAGAATTCGTAGTCGCCGGCCTCGGTGAAAGTGACCTTGGCCCGTTGCGTCGTTCGCCCGGGGAGATCGATATTCAGGAGCAGCGTGCCCGAGGGGTCTTTCAGCGAAAAGTTGTGCGTACTGCCAGAGGTGTTCTCGATAAGGAACAGGACGGTGTCCCCGCGCTGCACGATGATAGTGTTCGGTTCGAAGCGGAAGCTGCTCGCCTTGATGAGCAGGGAGCTCTCGCCGGCGGCGGGCGTCACCGTTACCGGTGGCCCGGCAGAGCGGGCGCCGGAGCATCCCGTAAAAAATAACGCTATCATGCAGAGTACAGCGGCAGTGCGCCGGGTGCCGTTCATGGCAATCCTCCTTGCCGGGAGGCTGTTCGGGAATCATTCGAGACCACGTCTCTCCTTCACCCTATAGTCTTTTGGCAGTGCTGTCAAGAGGAGCCGATCGGGCTTACCCTGCGAAGAAGAGCTGTCGCGACGAGCTGATGATGAAGTAGGTTGCGAGCATGAGGAGCAGGATGCCGAAGGCGCGGTTGGCCTGCTCCAGACGCTTGAGCGGGATGAAACGCTTCGCCCAGAAGAGAAAGAACGCGAGCCCGCCGAGGTACGAGGCGAGCCCCAGGGCGCCGGCGATGAGGATGGCCCAGGCCAGGTCGGGACGGAGCAGATCGACCAGCCCGATATCCCTGAAGATGCGGACGATCGAGAGCCACCACAGGATCATCACCGGGTTGACGAGCGAGAGCGAGAGACCGCCCAGAAACGACCACCGCTTCATCCGGAGAAACCTGCTGCCTTTATGTCCGGCAGCGCCCTCTCCGGCGCTGCTGTGGCGTATGCTCAGAACGCCGAGAGCGATGAGGATCACCCCGCCTGCGAGCCAGAAGATCGCCATCACCCGGGGTACCTCGAGGAACGGCGCTATGCCGAAGAGGGCGATGACGCCGTAAAGCATATCGATGCAGAACGCGCCGAGGACGACCATCAGCGCAGGCCGCAGGTGGCCGTTGATCGTTCTCCGGACCACCTCGATCTGGACGGGTCCGGCAGGGATCGCGGCGATGCAGCCCATGATATAGGCTGCTATGATGATGAGTATGACATTCATCAAAAGGTATCGTCCTCCTGCCTCGCGGCGCGACCTGCTGCAGATCTGCGACGCTCTCGGGAACTGCTTCCCCGGTCAGCGGGGAGCGCCGAACCCGAGGAACGCACGCACCCTGACCAGGAACCTGACGAGGAAGAGCTCGGCCCGGTCGAAGAAGGCGGCGACGATGCGGAACTGTCCGGCGATGATGGCGAGCCCCGGTATGCCGAGCACGATGCCGGGCAGGCCCGGGACAAAGCCGAGAGCGGCGCCGGCAAGGACAAGCGCGATGCCCAGGGTAATGAGGAGCGCTCTCCGGACGGGATGGCACTGCCGCTCCTCCCGCCGGTGCCTGTAATAAGTAATGAACCGCTCTCCGGACTTGCCATGGATAACCATGCTGAAATGCTTCTTGAACTCTCTAAACATAGTCTCCTAGTCTACCATGTTCAGACACCCGGGTTCTGCATACGGAGCCTAATGGCGTCTAACGGAATGAGCAGAGGCTAGTCAGACAAGGCATAGTACATTCGCTCATTCTCGCAAGGCATCCACGCCTTGTTCCGAGGCGGGGCAGCCCGCTCCGCCATCCTGGCTCCGCTCGGGCTGCCCATGCCGCTCATGTACTATGCCTTGTCTGACTCTAAGTCCTTTCATTTTGTTAGGAGCTCTAAGGCTGTATGCCGTTGTGGCATTCGTAGCAGGCGCCGCTTTTCCAGACATCGCCGATGTCTGCCGGATGCCGGAAGGGAATGCCGCTCTCGAGGTCGATCTCGACCGCGCCGCCGGCTCTCCCCTGCGAGAGGATGAGGTGGCAGGCGGTGCAGCTGCCGGTTATTGCCACACCGGACTCGTTCTTGTGGTTGCCGTCGTGGCAGCGCATGCAGCCGCGGAAATAGAAGTGGCCGATATGGTTCGGGTAGACCGACCACCGTGCGTTCATATGGGGGAAGATAGTGTCGCGGTAGAGGGCCTGCGTGCTCTCTACGGCTTCGGCGATGATCCCCGCATTTTTCTCGGAGAAGCCGGGATGGACGGTGCGGTAGGTATCCGTAAGCGTCCGTGCGATGCCCTCCATTGCTTCGGCTTCGGACCGGTACCTGAGCGCCATCGCGTTCACCGCATTCCGCTTGATCTCGGGAATGGACGGGTCGATCCTGCCCGACGCGAGCGCGAGATCGACGGCATAGTCGGGAGGGAGAAAGCGGTGGCTCGGACGGTTGTGGCAGTCGATGCAGTCCATCACGCGCGGCTTCGCTGCGGCAACGGCTTCCTTCGAGAGCGGGCTGCCAGCATCCTCGTAGACCGTGACCGCTCCGGTCCTCTTGTTGACGACGCGCACCCAGGGGATATCCTGGCGCTGCCGGTCGCGGGCGATGTACTCGATGCGTATGTCCTCGTTCACGTGCCAGTGAATGCCGGTAGGCTGGAGCGTG
The Nitrospirota bacterium DNA segment above includes these coding regions:
- a CDS encoding plastocyanin/azurin family copper-binding protein: MNGTRRTAAVLCMIALFFTGCSGARSAGPPVTVTPAAGESSLLIKASSFRFEPNTIIVQRGDTVLFLIENTSGSTHNFSLKDPSGTLLLNIDLPGRTTQRAKVTFTEAGDYEFYCDKPFHPAMGMKGRIEARQAGPGRLKM
- a CDS encoding LysE family transporter, which encodes MNVILIIIAAYIMGCIAAIPAGPVQIEVVRRTINGHLRPALMVVLGAFCIDMLYGVIALFGIAPFLEVPRVMAIFWLAGGVILIALGVLSIRHSSAGEGAAGHKGSRFLRMKRWSFLGGLSLSLVNPVMILWWLSIVRIFRDIGLVDLLRPDLAWAILIAGALGLASYLGGLAFFLFWAKRFIPLKRLEQANRAFGILLLMLATYFIISSSRQLFFAG
- a CDS encoding NapC/NirT family cytochrome c; its protein translation is MKERLPQLASNWISAVGALAAVVSIVAIVFLLTVNFFRPIASPYLGIVLYLFLPFFLAGGLLLIPLGMYRKWRTWQKTGEMPYFKWPSVDLNKPRHRNAALVFFFGTLVFVLISMVVTYQAYHYTDSVVFCGETCHRVMKPEYTAYQHSPHARVKCVSCHIGPGAGWYARSKLQGLYQVYAVLADVYPRPIPTPLEDLRPARETCEECHWPSHFFGARQRRFDHYLYNRDNTHWPITMLIKVGGGLPGTLQPTGIHWHVNEDIRIEYIARDRQRQDIPWVRVVNKRTGAVTVYEDAGSPLSKEAVAAAKPRVMDCIDCHNRPSHRFLPPDYAVDLALASGRIDPSIPEIKRNAVNAMALRYRSEAEAMEGIARTLTDTYRTVHPGFSEKNAGIIAEAVESTQALYRDTIFPHMNARWSVYPNHIGHFYFRGCMRCHDGNHKNESGVAITGSCTACHLILSQGRAGGAVEIDLESGIPFRHPADIGDVWKSGACYECHNGIQP